In Nonomuraea muscovyensis, the following proteins share a genomic window:
- a CDS encoding ABC transporter substrate-binding protein: protein MKRVLAILGVLAVATTACSGGGGGNVPGTSGGQVTVRWSTWGSAEDLKLYEKFTEDFHKRHPGIRLKLESVAKYEEYHPKLLTQLTSKTAPDVFFVGDDNIGKFVSAGVLTPLDDKLAGPDSKSRPEDFFDGVYGGAKRDGRIYGVPNDTNPEVLWFDKKALKDAGITEDPAALHEAEQWTMAKYLDMNAKLKAAGKAGSIFWNWYGSTYSMINGFGGKVWDGGKFVATTDPKALEALRTLAKGYQDKTFLSADILPDSNGPSTQFLKHKAGFYAGGRWMIDSLRKGGELDDYDIVPFPSPTGEPMPGAVAASYLAINKETKLPKEAFTFLTEFVGKDGQLLRLKGGGAVPSVKGAEQVVLEDGYPAHAQTFLDVRDTGFANYPEEVAVPGLTAAINEHLMTVWTGKVDFDQGMTELARLVESKMG from the coding sequence ATGAAGCGTGTGCTTGCCATCCTCGGCGTCCTCGCCGTCGCCACCACCGCCTGCAGCGGCGGCGGTGGCGGGAACGTTCCCGGGACGAGCGGCGGCCAGGTCACCGTCCGCTGGTCCACCTGGGGCTCGGCCGAGGACCTGAAGCTGTACGAGAAGTTCACCGAGGACTTCCACAAGCGGCACCCCGGCATCCGGCTCAAGCTGGAGTCCGTCGCGAAGTACGAGGAATACCACCCCAAGCTGCTCACCCAGCTCACCAGCAAGACGGCGCCCGACGTGTTCTTCGTGGGCGACGACAACATCGGCAAGTTCGTCTCCGCCGGCGTGCTCACCCCGCTCGACGACAAGCTGGCGGGGCCCGACTCGAAGAGCCGGCCGGAGGACTTCTTCGACGGCGTGTACGGCGGCGCCAAGCGGGACGGCCGGATCTACGGCGTCCCCAACGACACCAACCCCGAGGTCCTCTGGTTCGACAAGAAGGCCCTGAAGGACGCCGGGATCACCGAGGACCCGGCCGCCCTCCACGAGGCCGAACAGTGGACGATGGCGAAATATCTGGACATGAACGCCAAGCTCAAGGCGGCGGGCAAGGCCGGCTCGATCTTCTGGAACTGGTACGGCTCCACCTACTCCATGATCAACGGCTTCGGCGGGAAGGTGTGGGACGGCGGGAAGTTCGTCGCCACCACCGACCCCAAGGCCCTGGAGGCGCTGCGCACCCTCGCCAAGGGCTACCAGGACAAGACCTTCCTCAGCGCCGACATCCTGCCCGACAGCAACGGGCCGAGCACCCAGTTCCTCAAGCACAAGGCCGGCTTCTACGCCGGCGGCCGGTGGATGATCGACTCCCTGCGCAAGGGCGGCGAACTGGACGACTACGACATCGTGCCGTTCCCCTCGCCGACCGGCGAACCGATGCCCGGCGCCGTCGCCGCCTCCTACCTGGCGATCAACAAGGAGACGAAGCTGCCCAAGGAGGCGTTCACCTTCCTCACCGAGTTCGTCGGCAAGGACGGGCAGCTCCTGCGGCTCAAGGGCGGCGGCGCCGTGCCGTCCGTCAAGGGCGCCGAGCAGGTCGTCCTGGAGGACGGCTACCCCGCCCACGCCCAGACCTTCCTCGACGTGCGCGACACCGGCTTCGCGAACTACCCCGAGGAGGTCGCCGTGCCCGGCCTGACCGCCGCCATCAACGAGCACCTGATGACGGTGTGGACCGGCAAGGTGGACTTCGACCAGGGCATGACCGAGCTGGCCCGGCTCGTCGAGAGCAAGATGGGCTAG
- a CDS encoding SDR family NAD(P)-dependent oxidoreductase — MNTLAGKVAIVTGGASGIGRATALLFAREGARVVVADIDGAGAEATAAQAVPEGSAVAVRADVSRPEDCRRIVATAVDTFGGLHVLFNNAGIIRRTTALDLDVEEWDRVMAVNVRSVFLMCKYAVPAMTEGGSIVNTGSGWGLKGGGNAISYCASKAAVVNMTRALAIDHARAGIRVNSVNPGDTDTPMLRDEARQLGEDWAAFADDAADRPMGRAGTPDEIAQAVLFLAGDAASYVTGSALVVDGGGLA, encoded by the coding sequence ATGAACACGCTCGCAGGCAAGGTCGCGATCGTCACAGGTGGCGCCTCGGGCATCGGCCGGGCCACCGCCCTGCTGTTCGCCCGGGAGGGCGCCCGGGTGGTCGTGGCCGACATCGACGGCGCGGGCGCCGAGGCGACGGCCGCGCAGGCCGTCCCGGAGGGGAGCGCCGTGGCGGTGCGGGCGGACGTGTCGCGGCCCGAGGACTGCAGGCGGATCGTCGCGACCGCGGTGGACACCTTCGGCGGGCTGCACGTGCTGTTCAACAACGCCGGGATCATCCGCCGCACCACCGCGCTCGACCTCGACGTCGAGGAGTGGGACCGCGTGATGGCGGTCAACGTCCGCTCCGTCTTCCTCATGTGCAAGTACGCCGTCCCCGCCATGACCGAGGGCGGCTCCATCGTCAACACCGGGTCCGGCTGGGGACTCAAGGGCGGCGGGAACGCGATCTCCTACTGCGCCTCCAAGGCCGCCGTGGTCAACATGACCCGGGCGCTGGCCATCGACCACGCCCGGGCCGGCATCCGGGTCAACTCCGTCAACCCCGGCGACACCGACACGCCCATGCTGCGTGACGAGGCCCGCCAGCTCGGCGAGGACTGGGCCGCCTTCGCCGACGACGCCGCCGACCGGCCGATGGGCCGGGCCGGGACCCCGGACGAGATCGCCCAGGCCGTCCTCTTCCTGGCCGGTGACGCCGCGAGCTACGTCACCGGCTCCGCTCTCGTCGTCGACGGCGGCGGGCTCGCCTGA